The sequence below is a genomic window from Lolium perenne isolate Kyuss_39 chromosome 7, Kyuss_2.0, whole genome shotgun sequence.
ACAGTGGAGGATTCTGCGTTGGACGACACATGGAGGCATTGAACGGATTTTGGCTAACGGATGTGGACGGATGTTGGATAGACATAAGGGATGTGGTGATGATGTAGGATGATCCGGCTCTAAGGGTGCTAATGGCGGCCCGTGGATTTGGGCTGAGACCTGCACTCCGCTCCGCCATTGATTCTCCAAAGCAAGAGCGGACCAGTTCTCCCTTTTTAACGGAATTGCTCGCTCACTCTATTCCCATGGCTGTTTTGGTGGATAGTGGTGGCCCTGTGCTTGTGTGGTTGGCATCTTGTCCATGTATTGTTTGGTGTCCCTTGTGACGATTTGTCCAGTATCTTTTAGTTGTAGCCATGTCTTGATTGGTGGGTGTCTTGGTCTTTTCTTAGGCTTTTAGCTTTCTTCGTTCTAACAATTCATCGAATGTAATGATTTTTGTGTTTTCGCGAAAAAAATTCTCAATTCCTCGCTATCCCAGCTAGACATGTTGTAATATCGTTTCTAGTGTATATTTCAATAATATTTAACATGTGATACTAATATGTTGTAATTTTACCACATACTATTGCAGAAGTTGTTTATTTTCGTGTGTAAAAAAATGTAAGATCATGAAGTTctgagaatatcatttgaatttaCCTTTTTATTAATGGAAAACCCGATCATGTCCTGAATCCGAGCAAGACGGATGTCAACATGGATTCTTTGGCCGGCTCTTTTGCGGGATGCATGTCTTTTTAAGCTTAAGCCGGCTAAAGTAGGGAAGTATAAACTGAACTAATCGTTCAAAAAGTGGAATAACTAACCTGTCTGATTTTGACTATGGAGTGAGAGAGATTTGGGGCGAACCCTATATGTTGACCAGGTCAGCCGTTACCGCGCCGCACACCTCCCCGCGCGGTATGGGTCGACCTGGTCAGCCCATTTCgcatttttttctgttttttttattttctattttgtttctttttattatctttttcttttttattctttttgaatattttttcaaaactaaaatttaaaaatgtttaatttttttaaaaaaatcataatAAAATAATGTTCAATCTCGAAaattttcaaatgctgaaaatacTTAGATTAAAAATAttcgaaattttcaaaaaattGTTCAATCTCAAatatgttcaaattcaaaaaatgtCCACTTTTAAAAATTTCTcaaattttaaaattgttcaaatttaaaatattcaaatataaaaatgttcaaattcaaaaaattcagATTTTAATATTGTTCATATTAAAATAATGTAGTAGTTtataaaaatgttcaaaatttgaaattaCTCGATTTTTAAAACTGTTAAAATTATtcaaatgaaaaagaaagttcttGTTTTAAAAAAATCTCGTAAAtgtatttttctaaaaaaaattagattttgaaaGCAAAATTATTaacagaaaaaacagaaaaagattaaaaaaaagGTACAAGAATCATACCTAGCATGATGGGCTTCGGCGTCGAGGTTGTGCGGCGCCCCCGCGACCAGGTCGACATAAAGCACTCCATGAGATTGGCACCCGAGATTGGGTGCCGCTTTGCATATGTAGATAACGTGAACGCAGACGCTTGGGTGAGGTCGACAGCTAGCGGCCCGTCACTATACATGCTTGAAATAGAAAAATGAAGAATAAACGCTAGGGCATCAAGAGTTTTTGGAACCGTCGGATCAATTTAAGTGAGTAAATTTCTCGCATCCAATTGTGGTATAAAAACGGTTCATATATAATAAAATAATTCATAGTACGTAACATTTGTTTCCAATATTTTTTATTTAGTCGGAAAATAATTGTACTCTGTCCGATTCATATTACGCTTGAGTAGAACTAAAAATGTTTGGATACGTTTATATTAGAGACAATTAATATGGATCGAAAGGAGTACAACTTTTTTGCCAACCCCCTGCAAGGCATCCAACATTTTATTCTTATGTATCAAACATTACATCATAACATATGTAACATTGGCGAAAATCTATGTATACCGAAATCCATGAACACCATACCCCGATTTTAGGTCGTCGGCACACCGACGGCGGAGAAGCTTCCGGTGAAGACATCATTGCTCTGTCCCATGGCGTGTGGTGGTGGTCAGTCGCGGCCGCTAGTGCGCGGGGAGGGAGCTCGCGGCGGAAGTGGCCAGCGACGGCAGGGACGCGGTGGCCGGGGCACGAGCTCGCAGTGGGAGCGGGGAGGCAGGAAAAGAGCCCGTGCTGGCCGGCCAGCGTCGGAGATGGAGGAGGCATGTGGACGCCGGAAATGGAGGCGTCCTCGAGGATGCGCCGGAGTGGAGAGGACTCCCACGCGGCAGGTTTTTGGGCACCGGGAATGGAGGTGGACAGCCAGGTGCCCAGGTGGAGCCTGTTCCAACCGGTTAGCGCCGGGGATGGAGGAGGTGCAGGGATATGGGAGGAGAAGATTTGGTCTCAGAGACGGCATGCTcaagaaaagaacaagaaagaCATGGTCGCGTGACAGAAATCGACCAATGATCAGCCGTAAGAGCATGTATAATATGGTGATGTTAGTTTTCCCTTATCTTAGCCATGTATGAATTTTTCAATTGAGGGAGAGAGAAATAAGAAAGAGAAGGTCACCTTCTCTTAACTAATTGATCATCTCTTAGAAAATAAGAGAAGACTATTTTATGCGTTGTACGAGATTATTCCTTTAGCAAATTAACTTTTTACTAAAATATAACTATTTATTATTAATTGTTAGGATGACAATATATTGTATGACTTATCTCTATTGCTTTCTTTAGATGACCTCGAATGTTAAAGAAAGACATGTCTTCTTTATCATTTTACATGTTGTAAAGACTTCTCCGTAGAAAAAGGAACCGTGTAGATAGAACATGCAACTTATTTTTTCTTATTTTGATGACAGTGACCATCCACCGTGCGCCAAAAAGTAGGACGGCTGGCAAGAGTTATCTCCTCGGCCGGTAGACTAAAATACGAAAGTCCTCTCCTTATAATTTTATTTCTTTATAAGTGGCTTGTGTTATTTGTCCTAGCCAAGTACGATGAAACGATAGAAATACGATTACTTCAACTGCGTGCGCGATTAGAGGGTGTAGAATGGAAGGCACACCACCTCTCGTGCATTTCACGCAGCCAGGCATGAGGTTCATGCTTCACTTATTTTTGTCTATGCACGCCATATGCAGATGCAGAACTCACATGATTTATTAGTGCCATTCGTTAGCTTCTGATAGCACATCACGTGTAGCATGCGAGGACGGCCATCATTTGGTCCACTGGATCTAGCTAACTGCGCCAACATCCTGCTGGTTATGTGGACCTTCAAAGTTACGATAGAGTTGCAGCCATTATTAATTAATACTAGTAACTACTATATTATAGGGTAACCAACATCTTTTTTCTCATATTTTTGAGTTATCTTTTGTGTTAATGTGGAGCTGACACGTATGCTCTTTTGTAAGTGATTTCTGCAGTAGTATTTTTTAGGTGTACAGTTTAGGTGCCATCTTGCAATTTGAGAAAGGTTGATTTACTCAGTGTTGCTCCGACGGTGATTATTTTCTCTATGGACTGGGTGGACGTACAATTTTCGCTTTTCTGTCGGTGCCCACGTGTGCCTGGTCAAAGCGGTTCTGACAACTCCACTACCAAACGAATCGAGCGGTCGTTTTGCCCCGCCACCCATATCCTTTCTGtagggtcatcgtcttcctctccCTCCCTAGCCACCGCACCGACGTTCTGTGCTAGCCTAGATGCTGCTTCAGAGTGGACGTGCGCGTGCTCGCCGGCTGACCAAATCGCTGTTTCCGCCTCCTCTACGTTTACGAGAGGTTCGACAAGGTCCTGGTTGTTGTTCGGGAATCACGGGAAGGAGGGGCCTGACCACATCACGCGTCTGCTCTGGTAAAGCACATCCACCAGCCAGATCGGAAACTCGGGATTCCGCAGTCCCACCTCCAACGGCCGACGCGCGGGGGCGATGGGAAACTACGTCTCCGCCATGGCGTCCTCCACCGGCTCCTCCTCCGGGCAGAGGTGGATGCATCACCCAGCCCTCGCTGCAACACAACGCCCAAATCGTGTTTGACTTCCCGATGGAGGGCGGCACAGGGGAAGGCATCCGCTCCAACTGCAGCCACATCAGGCCCATGGTCGAGATCGACCCGTCGTCCCAGCTTCTTCACACCGCCGTGCTGGGCCCCGTTCGGCGGGGTGCTCTGGGACGAAAGCGTGGTGCCCCAGAGCGGCGTGGGTTAGGCACAAGGATGTCTACCGCTGCTCCTCTTCTTCTGCACGGAGGAGCTCGAGATCTCCGTCGATGCGCTGCTTGCAGTGGGGCGGTGCGGAGGAGCTCCAGTCTCCACCAGCGCGCGGTATGTACATGAACAAGGACGGAGCAGATTCTGGTCGACGCCCGTCGGCTGGAGTCCACGACATCGAGCAGGCCACGCCACACCGCGGGAGGAGCAGGCGCCGCGCCGGGATCTGATCACTTGTTGGTCGGCGCAGGGTCTGGGGCGAGcgagctcctcttcctccttcccTTGCGGACGCCGGCAGACTCCAACGCGGTCGAGCGAGCGGGAGTTGAGGAGGGGCGCTGCGGCACCGGTCGAGCAGAAGTTGGAGCCAAGCATTGGGGCCGGAGGTAGCCGTCAGCAAGCGACGCTGCTTGGGCGACGTGGTAGAGGAGGCGGGGAACAGCGGCCAGCGTCGAGGTCGGCCACGGCCAGGCCGGTACAAGCTTCCGGCGAGGTATTGCCGATATGGTCAAGGACGGCTCCGCTGCCGCGGCGCTCTACGTGTGGACGCCCGTGCAACAACCAAATTGTTGTCGCTGGCTCGGGGAGCACGGGTGGAAAAGGCGGTCCGAGAAGCTAGGCGCCACCGCCGATGCTCTGACCGCGTCCCCTTGATTCACACCACGCCCAGCCATTGCATATGTGGATCTGGTGAGTCTCTCGACTTGGTTCGTTATCAACTTATATGAAAAATTGTTTGGTGATTATTACGGTTTACAAATGTGGGGAGCGGTCTGGGCCTAGGGGGGTATCTGTGCGTGCGGCTCCATGCTATTCGGCAGTAGTTTCCGAGACACATGATAGATTGCCGTTCGACTCAACATCATCAACGATTGCCACTATGCGTCCTGTGTTCTGTGGTGTTGAGTTCTCCGAGTTCTTCCAAATTGAGGAAGCCTTTTTTGGTTGGGTTCAGTTTCTTTTATATTCATATGCACAACACATCAGACTTGATATAAGTCGTTCACCTGCTGAATGAATATTTCTCCATACTCATGTACAGTAATATGCTCATTTCATATTCAGATAATGTGTATATCTTTCCTTTTACTGACTTGACCATACTGATGCAAATCTCAGGCAAGTGAATCAAAATTGTGGAACTGCATATGTGCTGCCAACTTTAGTCACTCCACTCCGAATTTGAAGCTCTTACTCTCGGCTAGATGCAGAAACTGAAGACGGCGTTTTGAGAATGGCTCAGTTCTGTGATTCAGGGATTCATGTACATCTCAAGAAGAAAACATTAAGCTATAACTCTTATGAAGGCTCGGGTATGGTGTAAGTGCTTATGTAATTCCCTATCTTCTTTTACCATGTGACGTTATTTCAGCATCACGTTTCAATGTTAAGGGAAGGAAACTTAAATTTTTTCAATCAGGTTAATGATAAAATGGTGTGTATCAGATGTCAATGTAGGACAGAGAATAGTAATTTGTTTCAATCAGATTGAGGAACTAAGGACCTTACAAATTTATTAGGAGGTTTTCCTTTGAGGAGTAccagtttgtttttgttatatCTGCACCTGTTTTTTTGGTCTGATGGTCAGCTCAAAGTAACTATAAGAGTTAGGAGTAGTTTACTTGGCATGGAAATTATTAAATTTTCTGTTAAGGTGAAAAGATTGCAAATGTTGTATCTAAATCTTTTTAGACATATTCTCGGTATAATTCTTTTTAGTCACTATCTTCCAGTTGTACTCTCTTTATTTGTTTTTTTACATCCTATTGATAGGTAACCTGAATTACTTACGCATAATCCTTTTGTGGAAAAAGGACACGCATTGCAAGGAGGAAGCGCAACGCACCCCATCAAAACGAATCTACAGTGCCCCAATCGTTAATGAATGGCTAAGATGTTTAACTTGCTTAGGTATTATTCTTTCTCTTGCTTTCTGAAACTTCATATATTTGTTTGTTCCATATAGTTGGGCAAAATGTGCTGCCCTGAAGATCAATTGGCCAAATTGCTTCTTTGCTTATCTAAAAAATAATTATTCAGATTCAAGTATGTAATGTCAAACTTTCATATAATTTGGATTTATGTGCATCTATTTTCGAATAATCACTGGTTAGCTTGCGGTATTGTGAGCATATGAATCATGTACAAGTTTGTTATTGATTCAAACGAACAATTTTACATTAAttccttgtggtgttcttgcTTATGAAATATGCATAACTTAGTTGGTTTTCTTCTATATGCCGCTCAATCTTTTTCTGAAACAATTATGTCCAATAAGCGAGTGCCAAAATAGAGGTGGTGAAACTGTTGCAACACAACCAAATAGGAGGTTTTGGGAAATGGGGACCATGGTCTTCGCAAGTAGTTCTAACCAGGCATATCTTAGTAAGGTGTTCTTCTATTCGTTACATAGAAAATATACTATACTAATTTTAGTTAGTCAATATATAAGGAAAAAACTATGGGCAAACACAAGTATTTATTCTGAACATAAGTATTTCTAAGCTTTATTGTTACAATTGGAAATAATGTTATGGCTTATGTTTCATCAAAGCTATAGTTTTTCCACCCTATTATGTACCTACAAATCAAAACCCTTTAATATAAATTGATCTTCTTTGCACATTGGAACTATGTTCGAACTTTTGTGTTGAAGTGTGTGGTGCTACATTATGAAttcggtatgtgctagaagagccACAATATTTCTTAATCatgttgtcatttcttcataaaaGCCTTTGATGTCACTTCCATGTGTGTTGAAGGTATAATATTGGTTGTATATTATCTCGAGGATACATGGACGTATTTGTGTGGATAATAAGTAAAATGTATGCCTTCCCCTTATCTAAAGTAATCTCATAACTCAGGTAAGAGGAAAGTAGTGTTAATATATTATGGTTCCTAAATTAGTTCGCTTTTGGTCTCCAGGTTAAGAGGACAAGCCCAAAGAAGTAATGTGCCTGTCTAGCGAATGACGTTGTGCTACCGCGATCCATGTTTGGCGTTGTTGGCATTGCGATGGATATTGTTAGTCACCCTGAACCTCCAATTTGCATGCTAGGATCTTATATATCTGAATATATTTTTCAGTGATAATGCAAGAAGATACGTGTTGACAGCAACTGTGTCGAAATAAATAACTAATCCCCATGCAGATACGGAGATACCTATAGTGTCATAGGAGTTCATATATATCAACCATGCAAATGCTTATAGGTCCCATATGAGTTCATATATATCAGACAAGCTAAAGTAATATGACTTTATAATTGTTGTTTCCCATAAGGTTAATCAATTGATGACCATGTCTTTATTGAAAGGTCCATAGTGCTTGGTTTTCTATTAGGTCTGCTCTTTTGGTATAACATCTCAGAAGAAATCATTTTATCTATAGACATTCCTCAAAAGACTACTGAATTATATTGTGAGCAACTCTGGATGGTTTCTTTCGTTTCTTAAAATGTAATCAAGCATAATTTAAAAGAAAGAAGACGATGTTGAGAACATGGTTATATATTTAACTTCCAGAACATAGAAGATGGGAAGATTCGGCCCTTGCACGTTCACTAGAAGCTGCTCCTGTGAGAGGTGGATGGATGTTAGAGATGAAGACCAGGACGTGAGGTACGCTCTGAGAGGAGGCCCTGGTAGAACTAGCAGCTCTAAGATTTCGTTTACCTCAACACTGTGAATTCTCAGGTATAAATTCTTTGCACTAGCGTTTTATAGTTGATTTAGGTGCCTGCTGCCTGATGAAAATATTAGTGGTCTAAGCGTATGTTCTGTTCATGAGCCGAGAATTACCTAAGGCCTACAGGATATGATTAGAGTGGTTTACGTACTCACTGAATATCATGTGATTTTATTCAGCAGAGAAACATGTAGATCCCGAACTTAGTATTTAAAAGCTGAAGAACATTTACAAAAAATGTGATCCTATGGCCTTCCAGTTAATATTATTAGTTACTGGTGCCTTTTTACTGTATCAGTTAGAAGCTATTGTCTTgatgccaaagctttggttacttCTTCATAACCAAGAAATGCTTCTTATGGCAATAAAAGATGATATTAAGGTGGAAATCATGTTCAAAAAGATTGTGCATGATATGGCCTAAATATTTGTTATATCATGACTATTCTTTAGCGAATTATTATTCATTATCTAACACTTATAGTTTGAATGCTACTTTCTTTGTTATATTCCGCTCACAAATTGTGGATGAAGATATATCTCACAAATCAACTAAAGTAGTGTAGACCTGGGCAATGGCTATACATTGCCTCAGTCAAGAGGTCACCTACCTTGAGGCTAAAACACCTGCAAGGGTCAGAATTTTCATTGATTACTTTCACAAGAAAAATTACAAATATTGTTTCCAAAAGTTATAGCAAATAAGGGAAACAGGAGGCATCGGAGAAGCAGAAATTAGAGGGTTGATTATTTCTACCATAGTCCTCAAAGAAATTTATTCTCTTGTGAGGATTTGATACCCTGCAATTTAGTTGGGTGTTTTTAACGCAGCAGGAGGTAGTTCTCTTCTTGGTAATATGTTTACATCTGGATTACTCACCTAGAAGTTAAGTCATCCTTATTTTCTCACTGCACCAACATGTCACACCTGGTTTTAGGTACTACTGTATGGACTCTCATAAACGCATCAGAACACAAAATAAATTAGCAGGAGTCCCCTTTGAGTGCCGGACATATATCTAAGGATAGCACCTTGAGCATTACAAAATTTTCTTTTATATTATCTACGCTCTTTGCTTAAATGCATACTCTTCTTCAAGTGCCAAAGAATCTTTTGTCTCACTTTGAGCATTACAATATTTTCTTCTATATTATCCATGCTCTTTGCTTGAATGCATACACTCCTTcaggggagtggtgttttggaacatgggagcatatgttccctatattttgaaatgcattttgaacacattttgaatttcaaaaaaattggtaCAAAAAgtttgcacgtacatcttcacgtgctacgcgatcacaaagtcgtttcataaaaaatcgacttgtcaTTTGACgtttgtaaaaaagataaaactcaatgctaaaaataatgctttttgtaagataagttttctcttttttgcatagaccataaaaaatattggtttttcatgaaacttgacgaacgcacatatattatggagatgtacatctaaaaaaatttgttaaattttttTGACACTTCGTAATATGATTTTtgtgtagagggagcatacgcacccgggagccgaattgaatttccgctccTTCAGGTGCCAAAGAAATTTTCTGTCTCACTTTATGGTATAAGGTAATTTATTCAGTTGAAGTTGACGATGATAAACTTTTGCAGGTTTGAATCACACAATCTACAGAGACATAGAATCAACTAAGTGAATGTAAGTGCCATTGTGACCTGAGTGCTTAGTATACATTTCAATCGGTAAATATGCGGTGTGATGATCCAATAAGAATATGAGCTGAATTGGCGTCGTTGCCGTTTGGAATCCTTGGCGTCGGGTCTCCTATGGTGCAGCTCCGGAGCTATATACTCATTTAAGACGTTCTCTGGTTACCAAGTGTGTGTTGAGTTCTTGAATCCAAGATGTTTATCATTTCGTTTATGTTCAATGGTGTAATGAAATTTGAGACAGATCATCCATATATGTACCACATGCATCTACTCTCGCCCTGGTAAATGATTCCTGTGACAATCACATACGAATGATACTGAAAACAACAAATAGGCATTCAGGAGTCTGCTATTATGCACATCAATGTACACATACATGTGCCACATCCACATGTAACTACACTtttgcttgatacatgatttcgcTCACAATCATAATGCCAAAAAACCATTCAGGAAAAAATGCAGCGTACTCTAAAAAATACATATATTTGATTCTTCAACTTGCAACCACAtttgggcgcggcgtgccgccgcgccatctTTTGCTAGTACAGTATATTGCCCAAGTTATCTACTCCATGCATATGCCCTAGCGAAGAAAAGTGTCTTCTTCGCGTCATTTTGAAGTCATCAAAAGTCAACCTGACGCTAACCCCGTTGACTTCCTTTccgttgctctctctctctcagtaTCTCTATATAAGCGCGACGAATTCAGAGACATTCACTCCACACAATCATCCTCATTCCTCAGCTCATTAATCCCGATCAAGGCAGCAGCCAATAACCCAAAGGTTACTCGCATTACTTCTTCCCTGGCTCCACAATGGCGAACGGCGCCATCCTTCTCCTCACTGTGCTCGCCGCCGCCACCGTGAGCGCGGCGCCACCGGCAAGGGGGAGCCGTTTCCTGCTATCCCAGCCGCCCCTGCCAACTTACGGCTGCTCCAAGAAGTCGGGCGAAGCATGCCTCGTGCCGGGGACGGCGTGCTGCGGCGGCCAGTGCATGGACACCGTCGCCAGCGCCGAGCACTGCGGCGGCTGCAACAAGGTGTGCAAGCACGGCCGGAGGTGCTGTGGCGGGCGCTGCGTGGATGTGCTCTCCGACAAGAAGAACTGCGGCGACTGCTCCAACCAGTGCCTGAAGAAGTGCCACAGCGGCTTCTGCGACTACGCACAGTAAATACTCCACAATACTTCAGCATATATCATCGTTGTGTCTCTAACACATGTTCCACTACTGTCAAGCTACTAATTCATACGGAGTAAGTACATAAATAAATAACACGGGCAGTGAGACAAGGCGAATGACATTTGGAAGCTGGAGTATATGATCACATCATGTCACCATATCAAGATGAAGAACCCCCTTTTCCTTAACGGAGGATAAGGGCAGTTTGCGACTGAATTGTATTGAACATACTTCATGACTCTTTGTTGTGAAACTGGTGATATATTAAAGCAATTTATAGTATGACCAACTAACTTCCAAAATATGTGCTGGAATTTGGCCTTGGGCCTTAGCCCATGTCCTAATACAAATTCTGAATTCTCTTGGCCACATGTGAAAATGTCAAGGGTGGGattaaagtttagtcccacattgctagttgagagagagttgaagtggtatataaggtgagtTGTTCTAGTCCttttaagtgagtgagaagagagaaagagccctcgcgcacttctcctcctcctccacccgccTCGTCACGACACGGGTTGCgagaatctcgccgagccgagcttatctttttgttgTTCAGAAAGCTAATTGTGTGATTAATTACGAGTCATTAACCAACGCGTTAACGCAGCCGCTTCGTTTCGACTTTTCTGGATCgtggactgatgacccacaagtatagggggtgtatcgcagtatcttcgataagtaagaatgtcgatcccaacgaggagcagaaggtgttgacaagcagtttcgatgaaggattcactgtaaatgctcacagacaagtattcagggggttttgatgtaacagttgaataaagtacgagtaagtaaagtgcgagagtaacaattgcagcgagtggcccaatcctttttagcacaaaggacaagccggtttgtttacttataatgaccaaacgttctcgaggacacacggaattttagtctagtgctttcgctacatacggctaaataatcttcattgttatgataagtgttgtgtgggtgaacctatactaatgtaccgcccttcctaggactaatacatacttgtgattataccccttgcaagcatccgcaactacaagaaagtaattaagaataaatctaaccacagccttaaactctgagatcctgctatccctcctgcatcgatataccaacgggggtttaggtttctgtcactccggcaaccccacaattggcaaacgagtacaagatgcattcccctaggcccataaaggtgaagtgtcatgtagtcgacgttcacatgacaccaccagaagaataacaccacaactta
It includes:
- the LOC127315992 gene encoding uncharacterized protein encodes the protein MANGAILLLTVLAAATVSAAPPARGSRFLLSQPPLPTYGCSKKSGEACLVPGTACCGGQCMDTVASAEHCGGCNKVCKHGRRCCGGRCVDVLSDKKNCGDCSNQCLKKCHSGFCDYAQ